From a single Bacillus pseudomycoides DSM 12442 genomic region:
- a CDS encoding heavy metal-binding domain-containing protein, producing MIITTTSTIQGKEIIEYIDIVNGEAIMGANIVRDLFASVRDVVGGRSGAYESKLKEARDIAMEEMKTLAKQKGANAIVGIDVDYEVVRDGMLMVAVSGTAVRV from the coding sequence ATGATTATAACAACAACTTCAACGATTCAAGGAAAAGAAATTATTGAGTATATCGATATTGTAAACGGTGAAGCGATTATGGGTGCAAATATTGTACGTGATCTATTTGCTTCTGTTCGTGACGTTGTCGGTGGCCGTTCTGGTGCATATGAAAGTAAATTAAAAGAAGCACGTGATATTGCAATGGAAGAGATGAAAACTCTTGCGAAGCAAAAAGGTGCAAATGCAATTGTTGGTATTGATGTAGACTACGAAGTCGTTCGTGATGGAATGTTAATGGTTGCTGTTAGTGGTACAGCTGTACGTGTATAA
- a CDS encoding EcsC family protein, protein MESKELLLQEIAIIDKWEKEQEDLWFFEKWGKIPFTILDKLTPKFIHKKINILLDELIQYLNSGSKYLIHPQTTIKKFENAASLTDVQKSLLSEMDTIVDKIIENRKSVATAQGATTGFGGIFTLAIDIPAVLSMSLNILQEIAICYGYNPEDIQERLFIVKCLQFSSSDIVGKQTILHELKHFDARVNHDDSMSQIKSWREVFTVYRDNYGWKKLFQMIPIAGMIFGAYLNRKTIEEIAEVGKMLYKKRRVLDRLEGMKYTSK, encoded by the coding sequence ATGGAGTCAAAAGAACTTTTATTACAGGAAATCGCAATCATTGACAAATGGGAGAAAGAACAGGAAGATCTTTGGTTCTTTGAAAAGTGGGGGAAAATTCCATTTACTATTCTTGATAAGTTAACTCCAAAGTTTATCCATAAGAAAATTAATATTTTACTAGATGAGCTCATTCAATATCTCAATTCTGGAAGTAAATATTTAATTCATCCACAAACAACAATAAAGAAATTTGAAAACGCAGCTTCTTTAACAGATGTTCAAAAATCCCTTTTAAGTGAGATGGATACAATCGTTGATAAAATTATCGAAAATAGAAAATCTGTCGCAACTGCACAAGGGGCCACAACTGGTTTTGGTGGCATTTTCACCCTAGCAATTGATATTCCAGCTGTTTTAAGCATGTCACTAAACATTCTGCAAGAAATTGCAATTTGCTACGGTTATAATCCTGAAGATATTCAAGAGAGATTATTTATCGTAAAATGCTTACAATTTTCCTCGTCTGATATTGTAGGAAAACAAACCATTCTTCATGAATTAAAACATTTTGATGCTCGTGTCAATCACGACGACAGTATGTCCCAAATTAAATCATGGCGCGAAGTGTTTACTGTATATCGTGACAATTACGGTTGGAAGAAGCTATTTCAGATGATTCCCATTGCTGGTATGATTTTTGGTGCTTATTTAAATCGAAAAACGATTGAAGAAATTGCTGAAGTAGGTAAGATGCTTTATAAGAAAAGAAGGGTACTAGATAGACTAGAAGGAATGAAATACACTTCTAAATAG
- a CDS encoding DUF4274 domain-containing protein: MNILFEAIKSKNLEKVIGAMPKVDINEQDQFGRTSLHYVIVKKAPIEIFKELLAFGAKTGITDRLHESVLTKAIKFNNKQAVKCLIENGVELNHSAGIKKTPWFLARHNPEIADLLLETKGAIRLKLTESEQAIIDGCLYGESAEVNVYLTQLNTLELLHAFVLHFNWDDDLQLMKMVLQHANCQEITAIEMFDLVDGDYWLNQGDSSDEEREYVDFVQHLLRRFPNIL; encoded by the coding sequence ATGAATATACTGTTTGAAGCAATTAAGAGTAAAAATCTTGAAAAAGTGATAGGAGCTATGCCAAAGGTGGATATAAATGAACAAGATCAGTTTGGAAGAACTTCTTTGCATTACGTAATTGTAAAAAAGGCTCCTATTGAAATATTCAAAGAATTACTAGCCTTCGGGGCGAAAACAGGCATAACAGATCGTTTACATGAGTCAGTACTTACTAAAGCAATTAAGTTTAATAATAAACAAGCTGTGAAGTGTTTAATCGAAAATGGAGTGGAACTGAATCATTCAGCCGGGATAAAGAAAACTCCTTGGTTTTTAGCAAGACATAATCCTGAAATAGCAGATTTATTATTGGAAACAAAAGGAGCTATTCGACTGAAATTAACAGAAAGCGAACAAGCAATCATCGATGGTTGTTTGTATGGAGAATCTGCTGAAGTAAATGTTTATTTGACTCAATTAAATACTCTGGAATTGTTACATGCTTTTGTATTACATTTTAATTGGGATGATGATTTACAGCTGATGAAAATGGTATTGCAACATGCTAATTGTCAGGAAATAACTGCTATTGAAATGTTTGATTTAGTAGATGGGGATTATTGGCTGAATCAGGGAGATAGTAGTGATGAAGAAAGGGAGTATGTAGATTTTGTACAACATCTTTTAAGGAGGTTTCCTAATATATTATAA
- a CDS encoding ATP-binding protein, which produces MILKVKKLKLQPRITLTIGTLIFFVIVLTSFLFYYIVSETVEEQIGKRALHVAKTVAAIPEIQEAFQKENPSAIIQPIVEKIRVETDADFIVVGNKDGIRYAHPLRERIGKEMVGGDNEGVLTDGKSYISKATGTLGLSLRGKVPIRDQTNHIIGVVSVGFSMEDIHEVAEAYGKRVFWIAIAGLVIGIFGSIYLARSIKKLMFGFEPEEISSLYEEHSAIIQSVREGIMVIDKEGCIRLVNQAAYEILSLEKHQTIIGDSILKIIPNSSILEVLRTGEEQFDRYLDIRGQAVIVNRLPIKVNNVVMGVVSSFRLKSEMDQLTEELSQARRYTEALRAQTHEYNNLLYTLSGLIQLESYDEALELIHKETAVYQDFVQFIMERIQNPWLGGILIGFYNRARELKIDFILDRESSLQKLGSHIDSNHVVSIVGNLITNAFEAVEYNQGYEKQVRMFVTDIGEEIVIEVEDSGLGIDDEVITCIFDKGFSTKEGEKRGYGLAKVKELVEDLNGSMALEKGELGGALFIVALPKERGEL; this is translated from the coding sequence ATGATTTTGAAGGTTAAAAAATTAAAATTACAGCCAAGAATTACATTGACGATTGGTACACTCATTTTCTTTGTTATTGTTTTAACGAGCTTTCTTTTTTACTATATTGTATCTGAAACGGTGGAAGAGCAAATTGGTAAAAGGGCATTACACGTTGCAAAAACAGTTGCTGCCATACCTGAAATTCAAGAAGCATTTCAGAAAGAAAACCCATCTGCTATTATTCAACCAATTGTTGAGAAAATAAGAGTAGAAACAGATGCCGATTTTATCGTGGTAGGGAATAAAGATGGGATTCGTTATGCGCATCCTTTGCGAGAGAGAATCGGAAAAGAGATGGTTGGTGGGGATAACGAGGGGGTTTTAACGGATGGGAAATCATATATTTCAAAAGCGACTGGGACGTTAGGTCTTTCTTTACGTGGGAAAGTACCAATTCGTGATCAGACTAATCATATTATCGGTGTTGTATCTGTTGGTTTTTCTATGGAGGATATTCATGAAGTGGCAGAAGCATACGGTAAGAGAGTATTTTGGATTGCTATTGCTGGGTTAGTAATTGGAATATTTGGTTCTATATATTTAGCACGTAGTATAAAAAAATTAATGTTTGGTTTTGAACCAGAAGAAATTTCCTCTCTATATGAGGAACATAGTGCTATCATCCAATCTGTACGGGAAGGAATTATGGTAATAGACAAAGAAGGTTGCATTCGTTTAGTCAATCAGGCGGCGTATGAAATTCTTTCTCTTGAAAAACATCAGACTATCATTGGGGATTCTATTTTGAAAATTATTCCGAACTCCTCAATATTAGAAGTGCTCCGAACTGGAGAAGAGCAATTTGATCGATATTTAGATATAAGGGGACAAGCTGTTATTGTAAATCGATTACCTATTAAAGTAAACAATGTGGTAATGGGAGTCGTTTCTAGTTTTCGCTTGAAGTCAGAAATGGATCAGTTAACTGAAGAACTATCTCAAGCGAGGCGTTATACAGAAGCACTTCGAGCGCAGACACATGAGTATAACAATCTTTTGTATACGCTTTCGGGTCTTATCCAATTAGAGTCATATGATGAAGCATTGGAGCTTATTCATAAAGAGACTGCTGTATACCAAGACTTTGTTCAGTTTATTATGGAACGTATACAAAATCCGTGGCTAGGTGGAATTTTAATAGGATTTTATAATCGAGCTAGAGAATTGAAAATTGATTTTATTTTAGATCGCGAGAGTAGTTTGCAAAAGTTAGGTTCGCATATTGATAGTAATCATGTTGTTTCTATTGTAGGTAATTTAATTACAAATGCATTTGAAGCAGTTGAATATAATCAGGGATATGAAAAGCAAGTTAGAATGTTTGTGACAGATATTGGAGAAGAGATTGTCATTGAAGTTGAAGACTCAGGTCTTGGGATTGATGATGAGGTAATTACATGTATATTTGATAAAGGCTTTTCGACAAAAGAAGGAGAAAAACGAGGTTATGGGTTAGCAAAGGTAAAAGAGTTAGTTGAAGATTTAAATGGGAGTATGGCGCTAGAAAAAGGGGAGCTAGGTGGTGCACTGTTTATAGTTGCATTGCCAAAGGAAAGAGGCGAATTGTAA
- a CDS encoding response regulator gives MNEGIEVLIVEDDIRIAEIHRRFTEKVGGFKVIGTATTGEQAKEWLDLVSPQLVLLDVYLPDMQGTELVTYIRRNLHDTDIIMITAASEVEIVRHALRGGVSDYIVKPLMFDRFKKSLENYQKKIQQLKQTEQLSAEQIEHLWFKGQVEYNQIVYAPKGIDPLTLIKIRKYVSNVGQEGITAEMLSVEVGVSRSTARRYLEYLISEKTVYAELIYGNVGRPERRYFQVSS, from the coding sequence ATGAACGAGGGGATTGAAGTACTGATTGTAGAAGATGATATTCGCATCGCAGAGATTCATCGTCGGTTTACTGAAAAAGTAGGGGGATTCAAGGTAATTGGGACTGCAACAACAGGAGAACAAGCGAAAGAGTGGTTAGATCTTGTCTCGCCGCAACTTGTTTTATTGGATGTTTATTTACCTGATATGCAAGGGACGGAACTTGTTACATATATCCGGCGTAACCTACATGATACGGATATAATTATGATTACAGCGGCATCAGAAGTCGAAATTGTCCGTCATGCATTGCGAGGTGGGGTGTCGGATTATATTGTAAAGCCACTTATGTTTGATCGTTTCAAAAAAAGTTTAGAAAACTATCAAAAAAAAATACAACAATTAAAACAAACTGAGCAACTATCTGCAGAACAAATTGAGCATTTGTGGTTTAAAGGACAGGTGGAATATAATCAAATTGTTTATGCCCCAAAAGGAATTGATCCTTTAACACTAATAAAAATTAGAAAATATGTATCTAACGTTGGACAAGAAGGAATTACGGCGGAAATGTTGAGTGTAGAAGTAGGCGTAAGCCGATCGACAGCAAGACGCTATTTAGAGTATTTAATTTCTGAAAAGACGGTTTATGCAGAACTTATATATGGAAATGTTGGAAGACCAGAAAGAAGATATTTTCAGGTCTCTTCATAA
- a CDS encoding CitMHS family transporter — translation MLAVLGFAMVFVFMFLIMTKRMSALVALILIPIIFALIGGFYANVGPMMLDGIKKLAPTGIMLMFAILYFGIMIDSGLFDPIISKILKIVNGDPLKIVVGTAILTIIVSLDGDGTTTYMITVSAMYPLYKRLGMNPLILAGVVMLGAGVTNLTPWGGPTARVMSALTLDASQLFTPLIPAMIGGAIWVVFVAYFLGKKERKRLGIVDIQYTQKEKALMDEQAATTEATSYKRPKLLWINFLLTIALLVCLIIEVMPLPVLFTVAFAIAVMINYPSLEEQKERIASHAGNVLAVVSLVFAAGIFTGILSGTKMVDAMAQSLVALIPDALGPQLPIITAIISMPFTFFMSNDAFYFGVLPILTKAAAAYGISAAEMGRASLLGQPVHLLSPLVPSTYLLVGMAKVDFGEHQRFTLLWAVGTTMVMLIVGIITGIIPI, via the coding sequence ATGTTAGCGGTACTCGGGTTTGCGATGGTCTTTGTCTTTATGTTTTTAATTATGACCAAACGTATGTCAGCATTAGTTGCATTAATATTAATTCCTATTATATTTGCATTAATTGGGGGATTTTATGCAAATGTAGGACCAATGATGCTAGACGGGATTAAGAAATTAGCACCGACTGGTATTATGCTTATGTTTGCCATTTTATATTTCGGAATTATGATTGATAGTGGATTATTTGATCCAATCATTAGTAAAATCTTGAAGATTGTAAACGGTGATCCATTAAAAATTGTTGTTGGTACAGCAATTCTTACTATTATTGTTTCATTGGATGGTGATGGCACAACAACATATATGATTACAGTTTCTGCAATGTATCCACTATATAAACGCCTTGGAATGAATCCGCTTATATTAGCTGGAGTTGTTATGCTAGGAGCTGGGGTTACAAATCTTACACCTTGGGGTGGTCCAACAGCTAGGGTTATGAGTGCACTTACTCTCGATGCTTCACAGTTATTTACACCACTTATTCCAGCAATGATTGGTGGAGCAATATGGGTTGTTTTTGTTGCTTACTTCCTTGGAAAAAAAGAGAGAAAGCGCTTAGGAATTGTCGATATACAATATACACAAAAAGAAAAGGCACTGATGGATGAACAAGCAGCAACTACAGAAGCTACTAGCTATAAACGTCCCAAATTATTATGGATTAACTTTTTATTAACAATCGCTCTTCTCGTCTGCCTTATCATAGAGGTTATGCCACTTCCTGTATTATTTACAGTTGCTTTTGCTATTGCAGTTATGATTAATTATCCAAGTCTGGAAGAACAAAAAGAACGTATTGCTTCTCATGCAGGAAACGTATTAGCGGTTGTTTCTTTAGTATTTGCCGCTGGAATTTTCACAGGAATTTTATCGGGGACAAAAATGGTAGATGCGATGGCACAAAGCCTAGTTGCCCTTATTCCTGATGCGCTCGGACCACAGCTTCCTATTATTACAGCTATTATAAGTATGCCTTTCACATTCTTTATGTCCAATGATGCTTTTTATTTTGGTGTATTGCCAATTCTCACAAAAGCCGCTGCGGCTTATGGAATTAGTGCCGCTGAAATGGGGCGTGCCTCTCTCCTTGGACAACCAGTTCACTTATTAAGTCCACTCGTTCCATCCACTTATTTATTAGTTGGAATGGCAAAGGTTGATTTTGGTGAACATCAACGCTTCACTTTACTTTGGGCAGTTGGAACAACAATGGTCATGTTAATAGTCGGTATTATTACTGGCATCATTCCAATATAA
- a CDS encoding right-handed parallel beta-helix repeat-containing protein has protein sequence MKMIRFSFLLFFVLLCIPFRIHAETTIQSQIDDTPAYGTVKLKNGMYNETIEISKPITLEGEKNTKIRFCGNKPVIKVNGENVTVKRLKIEQCKKREGTAAVYVAGAGHNFTDLEIRTQQIGMKLEGTQNTKIQNSSILGEANGNGIDLWKSHWNQIENVRMKNVRDGIYLEQSDNNQILRNSIRQSRYGIHLMYSDGTNVSNNISQYNITGAMIMGTKRTTVKGNQFINNRRNVHAQGLLLYDAIETEVMQNQVTNNRVGMYVEKAKDSRIIKNIVTNNFIGVQLKNANENEIAENTFLSNINGSQAAKSTNNVIHRNYWDGALKVDLNHTGISALPYKADSFFLVLTQDIPEYQLFFHSPGLLVLQNLIKIPDESMLIDYKPSMSMQFSKIERGTESQFEAWIISVSMLLMGSILFFLGRKY, from the coding sequence ATGAAAATGATTCGATTTTCTTTTCTCTTATTTTTTGTATTACTTTGTATCCCATTTCGTATTCATGCTGAAACAACAATTCAATCACAAATTGATGATACTCCTGCGTACGGAACTGTAAAGCTAAAAAATGGTATGTATAATGAAACGATTGAAATATCAAAACCTATTACGTTGGAAGGAGAGAAAAATACGAAGATTCGTTTTTGTGGTAATAAACCTGTTATTAAGGTGAATGGGGAAAATGTTACTGTTAAACGACTAAAAATAGAGCAGTGTAAGAAAAGAGAGGGAACAGCCGCTGTATATGTTGCAGGAGCCGGGCATAATTTCACTGATTTAGAAATTCGTACACAGCAAATTGGGATGAAGTTGGAAGGTACTCAAAATACGAAAATCCAGAATAGCAGTATTCTAGGAGAAGCTAACGGTAATGGAATTGATTTATGGAAGTCCCATTGGAATCAAATTGAAAATGTTCGAATGAAAAATGTAAGGGATGGGATTTATTTAGAGCAAAGTGATAATAATCAAATATTAAGAAATTCCATTAGGCAATCTCGTTATGGTATTCACCTTATGTATTCTGATGGTACGAATGTGAGCAATAATATATCACAATATAATATAACTGGTGCGATGATTATGGGTACGAAAAGAACGACTGTAAAGGGAAATCAATTTATCAATAATAGAAGAAATGTTCATGCGCAAGGATTACTTTTGTACGATGCGATAGAAACAGAAGTTATGCAGAATCAAGTTACTAACAATAGAGTGGGAATGTATGTTGAAAAGGCGAAAGATAGTCGGATTATAAAAAACATCGTTACAAATAACTTTATTGGAGTGCAATTAAAAAATGCAAATGAAAATGAAATAGCTGAGAATACCTTTTTAAGTAATATCAATGGCTCACAAGCTGCGAAAAGCACGAATAATGTAATTCATCGTAATTATTGGGATGGTGCTTTAAAAGTAGATTTAAATCATACAGGTATTAGTGCATTACCTTATAAGGCTGATTCTTTTTTTTTAGTTTTAACGCAGGATATTCCTGAATACCAGTTGTTTTTTCATTCGCCTGGGCTGCTTGTTTTACAAAATTTAATCAAAATTCCAGATGAATCGATGTTAATTGATTATAAACCAAGTATGAGTATGCAGTTTTCGAAGATAGAAAGAGGTACAGAAAGTCAATTTGAAGCTTGGATTATTAGTGTAAGTATGTTGCTTATGGGAAGTATATTGTTCTTTTTAGGGAGGAAGTATTGA
- a CDS encoding nitrous oxide reductase accessory protein NosL has protein sequence MKIKHVVFVMCMCLVFAVVGCGKKGAEPVAVDEKNDKCDVCNMAVMDNQFATEVILENGKALKFDDIGCMYKWMDEHKNEKTQEKFVRDYHTKDWISLDKATYVYDKTIKTPMAYNVISFKEKKDAENFVSKHAGKVLSYKELTDHKWEMNKEMMGKMKKEHGKENNSGHSH, from the coding sequence ATGAAAATAAAACATGTTGTATTTGTTATGTGTATGTGCCTAGTATTTGCAGTGGTAGGGTGTGGAAAGAAGGGCGCAGAGCCAGTCGCGGTCGATGAAAAAAATGATAAGTGTGATGTTTGTAATATGGCAGTAATGGATAATCAATTCGCAACGGAAGTTATTTTAGAAAATGGTAAAGCGCTAAAATTTGATGACATTGGTTGTATGTATAAATGGATGGACGAACATAAAAATGAAAAAACACAAGAAAAATTTGTTCGAGATTATCATACCAAGGATTGGATTTCATTAGATAAAGCTACTTATGTGTATGATAAAACAATTAAAACGCCAATGGCATACAATGTAATTTCTTTTAAAGAGAAAAAAGATGCTGAAAACTTTGTATCTAAACATGCTGGAAAAGTCCTTTCATATAAAGAGTTAACGGATCATAAATGGGAAATGAATAAAGAAATGATGGGGAAAATGAAGAAGGAGCATGGGAAAGAGAATAACTCAGGGCACTCCCATTAA
- a CDS encoding ABC transporter permease: MWNICYSEWRRTVREKSSYTFLLLWIVILSLLFLMERNVPSLAGYTNTMGTILNLILYIIPLFMLIAGSFSIANEMENGQWRLLCTYPLTTSSYVIGKIAGQFIAQIILFTLSFGSSVMIGLLSGSMFKSSWILAIYLFSIILIFFFIVLGITIGAFSLTRWQALAISIAVWFLLIMMWPTAVISILNLVPYTMIASLIKVFVFCNPAELLRIIFVIQLGGGAVFGQSYDQLVMFFQSGAVVIVLFMYSAIYTVIFLLLAVWRLERRRNQ; encoded by the coding sequence ATGTGGAATATATGCTATTCAGAGTGGCGTAGAACAGTAAGAGAAAAGTCTTCGTATACATTTTTATTACTTTGGATTGTAATACTTTCTTTATTATTTTTGATGGAACGGAATGTACCATCCTTAGCGGGATATACGAACACAATGGGAACGATTTTAAACTTAATTTTATACATTATCCCTTTATTTATGTTAATCGCAGGATCATTTTCAATTGCAAATGAGATGGAAAATGGACAGTGGCGGCTTCTGTGTACATATCCTTTAACTACATCCTCATATGTAATAGGAAAGATTGCTGGTCAATTTATAGCGCAAATTATTCTTTTTACACTTAGCTTTGGAAGTAGTGTAATGATTGGATTATTAAGTGGAAGTATGTTTAAAAGTAGCTGGATACTAGCAATTTACTTATTTTCTATTATTCTTATATTCTTTTTTATAGTTTTAGGTATAACAATTGGTGCATTTTCTCTGACAAGGTGGCAAGCGTTAGCAATTTCAATTGCAGTTTGGTTTTTACTCATTATGATGTGGCCTACGGCAGTAATTAGTATTCTTAATCTTGTTCCATATACGATGATAGCGTCGCTTATAAAAGTTTTTGTGTTTTGTAATCCGGCTGAACTGCTAAGAATCATATTTGTTATTCAATTAGGGGGAGGGGCAGTATTTGGACAATCCTATGATCAGCTTGTGATGTTTTTTCAGAGTGGGGCAGTAGTTATAGTTCTTTTTATGTATAGTGCGATCTATACAGTAATCTTCTTATTATTAGCTGTTTGGCGACTAGAAAGGAGAAGAAACCAATGA
- a CDS encoding ABC transporter ATP-binding protein, protein MTVLQIDGICKQYKKKTALFPTSLHGRDGECIVLCGGNGAGKSTILNILAGISSPTSGTVRLQDIELRKNRRRYVAEIGYMPDDFHAQQSMTVQEFLSFYAAFRKVGKERVQEVIALLGLEEKQSECLHRLSKGMRQRLLFGQAWLAKPKLLLLDEPTNGLDPYWVNEFVTLLKDIKRSGTIIVFSTHMMDVAADIGDVILFMEDGKITQEIRDDGNTENLILQLLQLHRK, encoded by the coding sequence ATGACGGTATTGCAAATTGATGGAATTTGTAAGCAGTATAAAAAGAAAACGGCATTATTTCCTACTTCGCTACACGGTAGAGATGGAGAATGTATTGTACTATGCGGTGGAAACGGAGCGGGGAAAAGTACGATCCTTAATATATTAGCAGGAATCTCTTCACCTACATCTGGAACAGTAAGGTTACAGGACATAGAATTGCGTAAAAATAGAAGGCGATATGTAGCTGAAATTGGTTATATGCCAGATGATTTTCATGCGCAACAATCTATGACTGTACAAGAGTTTCTATCATTCTATGCAGCTTTTCGGAAGGTAGGAAAAGAGAGAGTCCAGGAAGTAATTGCATTACTTGGATTAGAAGAGAAGCAAAGCGAGTGTTTACACAGACTATCAAAAGGAATGAGACAAAGGCTTTTATTTGGACAAGCGTGGCTCGCCAAGCCTAAATTACTACTATTAGATGAACCAACAAATGGTTTAGATCCATATTGGGTAAATGAATTTGTTACATTATTAAAAGATATAAAGAGAAGTGGTACAATCATTGTTTTTTCTACACATATGATGGATGTAGCAGCAGATATTGGAGATGTGATTCTCTTTATGGAAGATGGAAAGATTACACAAGAAATAAGAGACGATGGAAATACGGAAAACTTGATATTACAATTATTGCAGCTTCATCGTAAGTAA